The DNA sequence CCCACCATATAAAGCAGCTCTATGGCGGTGGGGCTGATGGCTGCCACCCGCTCTGGCGCCGGCGGGGGCTGCACACGCCGTCCCATGAAGTCGGTGAGCACTGTCGGCTGGGTGGGGCGGGACGGCGTTGGCGAGGCGGGGGCCGACTCTCCACGGGCAGCCCAGAGGTGGGCAAAAGCCACCAATACCGCTACCCCCGCCATGAAGGTAGCGCGTCTAAGGCTCAGGGTCATCATAGCTGCCTCGTTGGGGGGTGTTGTCCCTCTCCCTTTCAAGATAGCATGGGGCTCTTCTGGCGCAAGGTCACTTGGCTACCCTTTCCAGGAGAAGGGGGACGCAGGCCCGTTCCCTAGGCCCAGATTGGTCATCATGGGGGTGTAATATGCCCTTAGTGGCGCCTTGTCCCATGGCGACGGTGGGCTGTATAATGGCTCCTACCCGACCCGATGGTGTCAGGGCAGCGGGCAGTCCGAGGACGAGGGAACATGGTATGAAGTTCGGCCTTTTCTATGAGTTGCAGCTCCCCAAGCCCTACGATGCCGACCAGTGGCATGATGACCAGGAGCATCGCATCGTCAAGGAGGCGCTGGAGCAGATCGAGCTGGCGGACAGGCTCGGCTTCGACTACGTCTTCATCGTCGAGCACCACTTCCTTGAAGAGTACTCTCACTCGTCAGCGCCGGAGGTGTTCCTCGCGGCGGCCAGCCAGCGCACTAAGAACATACGGCTGGGCCACGGCATCGTCCTCATGCCCCCGCCCTATAACCACCCGGCGCGGGTGGCCGAACGCATCGCCATGCTGGACCTGGTATCTGACGGCCGGGTGGAGTTCGGCACGGGCGAGTCCTCCTCCGAGATGGAGATGGGGGGCTTTGGGGTGCGGCGCGAGGAGAAGAAGGCCATGTGGGAGGAGGCCACCCGTGAGTGCCTGCGCATGATGACGGAGATGCCCTATCCAGGCTACGAGGGCACTTACTTCGCCATGCCCTCCCGCAACGTTATCCCCAAGCCTTTGCAAAAACCTCACCCGCCGGTGTGGGTAGCCGCTGCCCGCCGCGAGACCACCATGGTGGCAGCGCGACTGGGCGTCGGCTCCCTCGGGTTCAGCTTCGAGACGGCCGATGAGGCGAGGGAGCGGGTGGAGGAGTATTATCGCCTCATCCGTGAAGAGTGTTTCCCCATTGGCAAGGCCATCAACCCTGCTCTGGCCGTGCTCTCTGTCCTCTCCTGCTTCGACAGCGAAGAGGAGGCCATCGCCAAGGGGCTGGAGGGGGCCCAGTTCTTCTCCTACTCCCTGGGCTACTACTACAGCCCCTTCACCGGTGGCGCCCACAAGCCGGGGCGCGTCCACCTGTACCGCCAGTTCAGGGACACGCCGCCTGAGCAGCGGTGGGGCGCCCTGGCCGAATGGTTTCGGGGGTTCGCTGGCTATCGCGGGGGCTTCGGTGAGGAGCCCCAGGACGAGGTAGGGCGCGCCCTCTGGCGGGCGGCTCAACGGGGCGGCTGCATCGGCACGCCCGAGTTCATCCGCGAGACGCTCCTGCGCTATGAGGAGGCCCACCTGGACGTGATGCTGTTCGTGGCCCAGTGTGGCGCCCGCAAGCACGAGGACATCATGGACTCCCTGTACCGATTTGGCACCAAGGTGCTGCCCGAGTTCAAGGAGCGGCATGAGCAGCACCAGCGGTGGCGACGCCAGCAACTGGCACCCGTTGACTATCCCATCGTCTCTTCCATATGATGCGGCCGTGGCGGGCAAGGTAGACCGCATCCAGGACCCGGAGCTACGCGCATCGCTGCAGGCGGCTCAGGAGTCCCTGCGCAAGGGGGACTACCGTGATGTGGTGCGGCGCTCAGCCGAGGCCTTCCTGGAGCTAGTGCGCCGCAGGCCAGAGCTGCTGGAGGGGCAGGAGGGCATCAGGAGGCTCTTTATGTTTCCCCGCTTGGGGGTAGATCTGGCCGTCTCCCCTGGCAGCCCTCCCACCCTTAAGTGGGAGCGAGAGCGCTTCAGCTTCTCCGAGGCGGTGACCTACCTGGAGTTCGCCACGGAACAGCTTTTGCAGGCAGGCATGTGAAGGGGGGAGCCTATGGGCGAAGAGGAGCTCCTGGTCACGCGGGTGCAGTCGCGGTCCAGCGGCGTGCCGGGCCGCTCGCTGAATAGCGCCCGTAACCACCATTTCGTCATCGATGAGCCAGCCTATGCAGGGGGGCCAGGGGAGGAGATCACTCCTGCCGAGGCCTTTCTAGCGGGGATTTCGGGCTGTGGTGTCCTTCTGGTGGAGGCCTTCGCTCGCCACTGGGGGGTGCCCTTGACGCTGGTGGAGGTGGACATCGAAGGCGTGCGCCACCCAGAGACGCCCCAGGAGTTTCAGCGGGTGGACATGCGCTTCCGCCTTCACGGTGTAAACGAGGATGAGGCCCGGCGGCTGGTAGAGAGGTATCAGGGGCGTTGCCCGCTCTACCGCGCTTTGGCAGCGGCGACCCAGGTGAACATTGAGATAGAAGCCGTGCCCGCTCAGAAGCTGTAGCTCACTCCCCAAGCATCGCCCGACGGCGGGCTTACGTTCTGCCGAGGGAGGCATCCTCTGGCCTGGCCAGGGTAGATGGCGTCGAGGGAGAGTGGTCAGCGCCTCTGCCCCTCGATGGCGTTTATCCAACCCTGCCTGCCGAACACTACTAGCCGGTATTCCGTGCCATCGCTGGTGGAGACAGCGATGGAGTTGGGGAATACCGGCAGGATGTTGAGGAACTTGGTCCAGCACTTGCGCACGCCTACGACCCTTTCTAGAGGTATCTCCGCCACGTCCCTCTGGACGTTGAAGGCGTGGGGCTCGAATATCAGGCGGCGGTTGGTGAGATAGAGGCGCCCGCCCACTGCCTCCCAGCCGCGCTGTAGATTAGCGCGCCCATCTTTGATAACCGTCTCCCCGGGAAGAAGAGGTGTCCTGGGCTGTCGCATGCTGACCTCCTGCGCCTCAGGGATGTTCTCTCCCCTCCACTCCTCTGCCGTAGATAGCCGCTTCCCAAGTATTATTCCAACCCCCAGAGTATTGCAGGACTTGCTGAGCGTTTCAATCCCCGGCCGGAGGGAGGTGGCCTTTTTTCGGACAGATGGGCTGTCCAGCCTCATGGCGGCAGCGGTCGCTCTCGGTATCAGCCCCTTCCCCGTCATGTGGAGGGTGGATGAGGGTGGGACCGGCGCTACGCAGGAGGTTTTGGTGCCGGGGGTGGGGCTCGAACCCACACGCCGGGAGACCGGCAGCGGATTTTAAGTCCGCCGCGTCTGCCGATTCCGCCACCCCGGCACTAGGGCCTAGGCAGGCCCCTTCTCCATGTTAGCATGGTCGGCGTCACGGAGGGCGCCTCAGGGCGCGGCGCACCTTGCCGTCTAGAGGCCTGCCCACTAGCTCCTCGGCGAACCAGGAGACCTCCACCAAGGCGTGCAGGTCCACGCCCGTGCGTATGCCCATGGCCTCGGCCATGGCCACCAGGTCCTCGGTGGCCACGTTGCCTGAGGCCCCTGGCGCGTAGGGGCATCCCCCCAGGCCACCCACAGAGCCATCGAACTGGGTAGCCCCTGCCTGCATAGCCGCCACCACGTTAGCGAGGGCCACCCCGCGCGTGTCGTGGAAATGGAGGCGTAGCTCCACCCCTGGCACTTCCTTAAGGAAGCGGGAGACCAGCTCGTAGACCTGACGAGGGTTGGCCACCCCAATGGTGTCCCCAAGGCTCACGGCGTAGGCCCCCAGGCGGCGCAAGGCCTGGCCCAAAGAGATGACCACGTCGGCGTCCACCTTGCCCTCATAAGGGCAGCCGAAGGCTGTGGATATGTAGCCGGCCCAGGGAAGGCCTGCATCCTTGGCCAAGGCAGCTATCTGGGCGATCTGGGCCAGGGTCTCCTCGATAGTGGCATTGAGGTTGGCCCGGTTGTGGGACTGGGATGCCGACACCACAGTGGCCAGCTCGTCCACGCCGGCGGCCACGGCCCTCTGGGCGCCCTTTAGGTTGGGGACCAGGCCAATATACGTCACCCCAGGGTGGCGGCGCAGGGAGGCCATGACCTCCTCGGCGTTGGCCATCTGGGGCACCGCCCTGGGGTGGACGAAGGAGACTGCCTCTATGCGCCTGAGACCTGTCTGGGCGAGCCTCTCGATGAGGGCCACCTTCCCCTCCACAGGTATGGGGCGGGCCTCGTTCTGAAGGCCATCGCGAGGCCCCACCTCGGTGATGACGATGCTCTCAGGCCACTTCACGGCTCCTCACCCCCTAATGGGGCCAGCTCTACCAGCACCTGGCCTTCCTCCACCTGCTGGCCCTCACGACAGCGGACTCGCCACACCCGCCCCGAGACGGGGGCCTCCACGTTATGCTCCATCTTCATGGCCTCTATTATCACAAGCACCTGGTGGGCTTGCACCACGTCCCCCTCGCGGGCCATGACGCGGATGACGGTGCCGTTGAGGGGGGCGCGTAGGTCGTGGCCGAGGCGGTGCTTAAGCCCTGCTGTGGCTGCCCGGCGCGCGGGGTCGGGCCAGCGGAAGAGGAACGAGCGGTCGCCTATGGTCACCCAGAGACCCCGGCCCAGGGCCTCCACCTGGGCGGTGTAGGTGCTCCCCTCCCCCTCCACCACCACCTGGCCCGGCCGAGGAGATGAGAGGCGGGCCCGCAGCTTGTGTTCGCCCAGGGCTAGCGTCCACCACCCTTCCCATTCCCGCTGGGCTTCCAAGGTGAGCTCCTCTCCTGCGTGCTCCATGACAAGGTGCATCCGTCCCCCCACTCGCCAGGGGCCTAAGGCCAGCCAGGGGTCGTGAAAGCCCAGGGCGCCAGTGGCCAAGGCCGCCAAGAGGGCCAGCAAGGCCTCTGCAGGGGGCGCCAGAAAGGTTGCCATATCCAGCCCCTCCACCATGTCTACCGTCACCGACCCCGTCTGGACGGCAGGGTGGCGGAGGACGGCCTGAAGGAAGGCCAGATTGCTCTGGACTCCATCGAGTCGGTAATGGGATAGGGCCCAGGCCATGCGTATCAGAGCCTGCTGGCGATCGCTCCCCCAGGCCAACACCTTGGCCAACAAGGGGTCGTAATATGGGGACACCTCCACCCCCTCATAGATCCCCACATCGTGGCGGATGTTCTCCCCTTGCGGGGGCCGGAAGACGTGGATACGTCCGCTACGGGGCAAGAAGCCCCGCAGGGGGTCCTCGGCGTAGATGCGGCATTCGATGGCGTGCCCCCGTATCCGCAAATCCTCCTGGTGAAGAGGTAATGGCTCGCCGGTGGCGATGGCTAGCTGCATGGCCACCAGGTCCAGCCCGGTCACCATCTCGGTGACGCCGTGCTCCACCTGCAGGCGCGTGTTCATCTCCAGGAAGTAGAAGCGGCCCTGGCTGTCCACCAGGAACTCCACCGTCCCCAGGTTGCGGTACCCTATGGCCCTGGCGATAGCCGTGGCCGCCTCCCCGAGGCGATGGCGTAGCCCTTCGTCCACCGAGGGGGAGGGGGCTTCCTCCATGACCTTCTGGTGGCGGCGCTGCAGGGAACAGTCCCTCTCCCCCAGGTGGATGACGTGGCCATGGGCATCGGCAGCTATCTGCACCTCGATGTGGCGGGCGCCGGCGATGGCCCGTTCCAGGAGGAGGCGGCCGTCGCCGAAGGCCCCCTGGGCCTCACGACGGGCGCTTTCGAGGGCCTGGGGTAGCTCTTCGAGGCGGCCTACTAACCGCATGCCCCGGCCTCCGCCCCCAGCGGCGGCCTTCACCATGATGGGGAAGCCCAGCTCCTGGGCCGCCCGCAATAGGTCCTCGTCGCGTTGCAGGTGGTCGTCGTAGCCGGGTATGACGGGTATGCCCAGGGAGGATACAAGGCGACGGGCGGCGGCCTTGTCGGCCATGGCCCGCATGGCCTGGGGCGGAGGCCCAACGAAGACGATGCCGGCCTCCTGGCAGGCCTGGGCTAGCTCTGGGTTCTCGGCCAGAAGGCCATAGCCGGGGTGCAAGGCCTCTGCCCCTGTGCGCCGGGCGGCCTCCAGGATGGCCCGGATGTTGAGGTAGCTCTCCTGGGCAGGTGGCGGGCCGATGAGCACTGCCTCATCGGCCTCCATGGTGTGCAAGGCCTGCCTATCGGCCTCCGAATAGACGGCTACCGTGCGGATCCCCAGGGCCCGGCAGGTGCGGATGATGCGGACAGCTATCTCGCCGCGGTTGGCGATGAGGACCTTCCTAAACATGGCGCCACCTGGGGGCCCGCTTCTCCAGGAAGGCCTGGACCCCCTCCTTCCCCTCCTCCCCAGCTCGCAGCTGGGCGATGAGGCGAGAGGTATACTCGTCCACCTGGGGCGATGGGTCGGCAGCGACGCGGGCTACCAGCTCCTTACATGCGGCCTGGGCCTGTGGCCCTCCCTGCAAGATGGCCCGCACTGTTTCCGCCACGGCGGCGTCCAGCTCCGCTGGGGGGACTATCCGATAGAGGAGGCCCAACTCATAAGCGCGGCGCGCCGAGATGGGCTCGCCGGTGAGGAAAAGGCGTCGGGCCCAGGCCGGGCCTATCTTCTCGATGACGTAAGGGGAGATGGTGGCTGGGGCCAGCCCCAGGCGCACCTCGGTGAAGGCGAACTGGGCATCCTCGGCAGCGATGGCCAGGTCGGCGGCGGCTATAAGCCCCACTCCCCCGCCGTAGGCCCCGCCTTGCACACGCGCTACCACCGGGCGGGGGAAGGTGGCCACCAGCCTGAGCATGGAGGCCAGGGCTAGAGCATCACGTCGGTTCTCCTCCTCGCTCCAGGAGGCGGCCCGACGCATCCACTCCAAGTCGGCGCCAGCGCAGAAGGTGGGCCCCTCCCCCTGCAGCACTACCACCCTCAGCCCCTCCTGGTCTCGCAGGGCCATGAAGGCCTGGGCCAGGAGGGCTATGACCTCCTCATTGAAGGCGTTGCGGACCTCCGGTCGGCACAGGGTGACCGTGGCCACTGGACCATCGCGGCTCACCTGGACGGCGCTCATGGCTACATCCTGAACACACCGAAGCTAGGTTCGGGGATGGGAGCATTGAGGGACATGCTTATGCCCAAGGCCAGGGCCTGGCGCGTCTCCAGAGGGTCGAGGATGCCATCGTCCCACAGGCGGGCGGTGCTGTAATAGGCGTTGCCCTCCTCCTCGTACTTCTGGAGGATGGGGCGCATGAACTCCTCCTGCTCCTTGGGGCTCATGTCCTTACCCTGGGCGCGTAAGTTGTCCAGGCGGACCGTGAGGAGGACTTGGGCTGCCTGTTGCCCTCCCATGACCGAGATCCGGGCGTTGGGCCACATCCAGAGGAGGCGAGGCGCATAGGCCCGGCCGCACATAGCGTAGTTGCCGGCACCGAAGGACCCGCCGATGATGACGGTGAACTTGGGCACCTGGGCACAGGCCACGGCGGTGACCATCTTGGCCCCATGCTTGGCGATCCCTTCGTGCTCGTAGCGCTTGCCCACCATGAAGCCGGTGATGTTCTGCAGGAAGATGAGGGGGATCTTGCGCTGGGCGCATAGCTCGATGAAGTGGGCCCCCTTAACGGAGCTCTCCGAGAAGAGGATACCATTGTTGGCCACTATGCCCACCGGGTATCCCATGATGCGGCCAAACCCGCACACCAAAGTGGTGCCGTAGTTGGCCTTGAACTCCTGGAAGCGGCTGCCGTCCACCAGCCGGGCGATGACCTCTCGCACGTTGAAGCTTTGGCGCAGATCTGAGGGGACGATGCCGTATATCTCCTCGGGGTCGTAGAGGGGGGGCTCAGGAGGGGTCACTGGCCAGGGGATGTGCTTCTGGGCCTGGCCCAGGTTGGCCACCACGCTGCGGCAGATGGCCAGGGCCTCCTCATCGCTCTGGGCGTAGTGGTCAGCCACGCCGGAGATGTAGGTGTGGACGTAGGCCCCGCCCAGCTCTTCGGCGGAGACCTCCTCGCCGGTGGCTGCCTTCACCAGGGGCGGGCCGCCGATGAAGATGTTGCCCGTGCCCTGGACGATAATGGCCTCATCGCTCATGGCCGGGACATAGGCCCCGCCGGCAGTGCATGGCCCCATCACCACGGCGATCTGGGGTATGCCCTGGGCCGACATGCGCGCCTGGTTATAGAAGATGCGCCCGAAGTGGTCACGGTCGGGGAAGACCTCCGCCTGCAGGGGGAGGAAGGCACCCCCGGAGTCCACCAAGTAAATGCAGGGGAGGCGGTTCTGTTCGGCTATCTCCTGGGCCCGGAGGTGCTTCTTGACGGTGATGGGATAGTATGTGCCCCCCTTCACTGTGGCGTCGTTGGCTACGATGACCACCTCTCGCCCACATACCCGGCCGATGCCGGTAACGATGCCTGCCCCAGGGGCCTCATCCCCATACATCCCCCAGGCAGCCAGAGGGGAGAGCTCCAGGAAGGCCGTGCCGGGATCTAGGAGACGTTCGATGCGCTCCCTGGCGGTGAGCTTGCCGCGGGCGCGATGGCGGCGTATCTGCTCCTCTCCCCCTCCTCGCCGCACCAGCTCCAGCCTGTGCCGCAGCTCGGCCACCAGATGGCGCATGCGGGCCATGTTCTCTTGAAAGCGGTGATCGCGCACGTCCACGCTGGTGGGCAAGATGGGCACCTGCCCTCCTTCCAGGACGCGGTCCAGGGCGGCGTCCTGTCTTTCCATAGCCTGCATCTTTCGCCCTGAGCAGTCACATTATCAGACCCCGCGGCCGGTGGAGGCAAGGTGGGTATAGTGAAGCCTGCTCTTAGGCCTTAAGATGGTGAGAAGAACAAGGCTAGGAGGGGGCTATGGAGTTCGGTGTCCAGAGTAGCCAGGCCAATGCCAGCTGGCAGGATCTCCATGACCTGTGGCGGGAGCTGGACCGCAACTCCCGCTTTACGTCCCTTTGGGTGGTAGACCATTTCGTCACCGGCTTCGGCACGGCCTTCAACGCCTATGGCCCGCACCTTGAGGGGTGGACGTTGCTTGCTGCTCTGGCCTATGCCACCTCGCGGGTGCGGGTGGGCGTCCTGGTAAGTGGGGTGACATATCGGCACCCAGCGGTGCTTGCCAAGATGGCCACCACCGTCGACCACATCTCGGGTGGGCGTCTCAACTTCGGCATAGGGGCTGCCTGGCATGAGTTCGAGCACCGCTGCTACGGCATACCCTTCCCGCCGGTGCGTGAACGCATGGACCGGCTGGAGGAGGCCTTGCATATGATAAAGCTCCTATGGACCAGCGGCCAGCAGCCTGTGAGCTGGAAGGGGCGCTACTACCAGCTGGAGGGCGCCCCATACAACCCACCCAACGTCCAGCAGCCCCACCCACCCATCTACGTGGGAGGAGGGGGTGAGAGGCGGACCCTGCGCATAGCTGCCCAGTACGCGGATGCCATGAACGTGTTCGGCTCCCCACAAGAGGTGGCCCGTAAGGTGGAGGTGCTGCATCGGCACTGCCAAGAGGTAGGGCGGGACCCCTCCCAGATCCGCATCACCGTCACCATGCCCTTCCTGCCCACCGAGGACGAGGAGCGCATTGGCCGCATGGTCTCAGGTATGGCCGCCTACCAGGGCATAACGCAGGAGGAGGCCCGTCAGCGCATTCTGGCCGGCTCCTTCTCCCAAATGCGGGAGCACCTGGCCCGCTATGTCGAGCTAGGTGTGCACGAGGTCTACCTGCAGCCCTTCGTCCGCCTCCACCCCCAGCCCTTCCTCCTCTTCTCCGAGGAGGTCATCGCCCACTTCTCCTGACCCCGGGAAGGCCTTATGGGGGGGAGGCTCCCGGTAGTAAGATGGGAGCTGAGATGAAGGGAATGAAGGGGGTTGCCGCCCAGGACGGGAGACGGCAGCTCGTCGTTCCAGTGGTAGGGATGACGTGTGCTGCCTGCGTCAGGCGGGTGGAGAGGGCCCTTAGGCGCCTGCCCGGGGTGGAGGAGGCCTCGGTCAACCTGGCGGCGGCCAAGGCGGCGGTGGTGGTCCGCCCCGCGGTGGGGCTAAGGCAGATAGAAGAGGCGGTACGTGAGGCGGGGTACCATGTGCCCCTGGCCACCGTCCGCTTCCTAGTGGTGGGCGCGACACGCGAAGGCGATTGGGAGCGCATACAGGAATCCCTAGGAAGCATGGACGGGGTAGCGGATGTGGAGGTGAACGGGGACACCTCGGTGGTCACCGTGCGTTATCTGCAGGATATGGCCTCCCCTGGGGCCATGAAGAGGATGTTGCGGGCCCTCGGCTACCAGGTGGAGGAGCTGGGCGAGGGGGAGACGGCCCTTGACCGGGAGAGATGGGCGCGCCAAGAGGAGGTGCGCCGCCAGCTCATCAACCTCATAACTGTGGTACCCCTAGCTGTTTTGGTGATGTTGGGCTCCTTCCGCGACATGTGGGCCCTGCAAGGGGTGGTGCCGGCGGTCTTGGCCAACAAGTGGGTCCTCATGGCCCTGACAACCCCCATACTGGTGGGGCCGGCCCGTCAGTTCTTCGTCAGCAGCTACAACGGCCTACGCCATGGTGTAGCTGACATGAACCTCCTCTATGCCACGGGCATAGGCTCGGCATACCTTATAGCGGTCATCAACACCGTCTGGCCTGAGGCCGGCTTCGGCGGGGAGCGGGCGGTGTTCTATGAGTCGGCGGCCTTTCTCACCACCTTCATCGTCCTTGGGAGGTATTTGGAAGCCCTCACCCGTGGCCGGACCTCGGAGGCCATAAGACGGCTCATGCGCCTGCAGCCGCGGCGGGCCCATGTCCTTAGGGATGGCCAGGAAGTGGAGGTCCCCATTGATGAGCTGGAGGTGGGAGATACATGCCTGGTGCGGCCCGGGGAGGCAGTGCCTGTGGATGGGGTGGTGGTGGAAGGCTATTCGGTGGTGGACGAGTCCATCATGACTGGTGAGAGCATGCCGGTGGAGAAGGGGCCCGGCGATGCGGTTCTGGGCGGCACTATAAACCGGACGGGGGCCTTCAAGATGCGGGCCACCCGCGTGGGCAGGGAGACGGTCTTGTCCCAGATGATCCGGCTGGTGGAGGAGGCGCAAGGGAGACGAGCCCCTATCCAACGGCTGGCCGACTGGGTGGCGGGCCATTTCATCCTGGGGGTACACGCCTTAGCTCTGTTGACCTTCCTCTTCTGGTTCTTCGTGGGCTACCAGCGGTGGTTCCAGCCCCAGACTCGCCTCTTGCTGGGGGCGGGGGAGCTAGCCCAGATGGGCGCCTTTGGCTTCGCTTTCCTAGTCTCGGTGACGGTGCTGGTCATCTCCTGCCCGTGCGCTGTGGGCCTGGCCACGCCTGCGGCCATGATGGCCGGCTCGGGCATCGCTGCCACCCGGGGAATCCTCTTCAGGGGGGCCGACGCTATAGAGGCGTCGGCCAGAGTGCAGGCAGTGGTATTGGACAAGACGGGTACCCTCACCGTCGGCTCTCCCTCCGTCACGGAGGTGGTGGCCGTCCCAGGTGCGACCCCCGAGGAGGTGTTACGTTGGGCGGCCATCAGCGAGAGGTCGTCGGAGCATCCTCTGGCAGCGGCTATTATCCGGGAGGCCCGCACCCGGGGTTTGGACGTGCCCGAGCCTGATGGCTTCCAGGCCCTGCCTGGGCAAGGGGTGGAGGCCACATATGGAGGGCATCGGGTGGTCCTGGGCAATCGCTCCCTCATGATGGACGCAGGAGTGGACCCATCTGCCCTGGAGGACCAAGCCCGGCGATTGGAGGAGGATGGCAATACGGTGATGTTTGTGGGCGTGGATGGAAGGCTTTTAGGGCTGGTGGCCGCGGCCGATACCCTCAAGCCCACCTCCTTTGAAGCGGTGCAGGAGCTGAAGCGCATGGGCCTTCAGGTCTTCCTTCTCACCGGCGATAATTGGCGCACGGCGCAAGCGGTGGCGCAGCGCCTGGGCATAGAAGAGGTGCTGGCGGAGGTGAGGCCCCAGGACAAGGTGGAGAAGGTGAAGGAGCTGCAGGCCCAGGGCCTGCGCGTGGCCATGGTGGGCGATGGCATCAACGATGCCCCAGCCCTGGCCCAGGCGGATGTAGGGATGGCCCTGGGCTCGGGCGCTGACGTGGCCAAGGAGACGGGCCATGTCATCCTGGTGAGGGACGATCCTCGCGATGTGGTGACTGCCATCCGCATAGCCCGCTTCACCATGAGGAAGGTGAAGGAGAACCTGGCCTGGGCCTTCATCTACAACGTTGTTACCATCCCCATCGCGGCCGGCGTCCTCTATCCCCTCACCGGGCGGCTGGTGGGGCCGGAGGTGGCCGCCCTGCTCATGGCCCTCAGCTCCCTCTCGGTGACCCTCAACTCGGCCACTATGCGGGCCTGGCGGCCGCCATCGTGGGGCCCTTCTCCATCACCAGCTGCTATGCCCCTTGCTAGGGGGGAGCTCTGAGATGGGCTGGGCGCTGGTGTGGGCTGTGGCCTTGGCAGGGGGGATGGCCTTCCTCTTGGCCACCCTGCCGGGCGATTATACGTGGGCAGCCCGCTTGGGGGGCGCGGCCTGGGTGGCCTTTTTGCTCCTCATCATCCTCTCGCCCATCATACCGCCTCTGCTGGTGCGCAGGCGCCGTGGTGGCCGGTAACGCCTTGGGCATGTCAGCCGCTAGGGCCAGCTGCTATCATACGCTTGGGAACGCTAGTCATGGCCTCTTGGAGGTGGGAGGATGGTCAAGGACCCTGTATGTGGCATGGAAGTGGAGCCCCAGACGGCCCCTGCCTCCACCATATACGCTGGCCACGTATATTACTTCTGCGGTGAGGGGTGCAAGAACAAGTTCCAGCAGGACCCAGGGCGATATATTCTGAAAGGCCACCGCTAACGCTTTACATAGGGGATTCAGGGGGCGGCGTCAGCGTTCGGGCGCCGTTCAGTTGGGCCTCCCCGAAGCTCGAGGCCTTTGGAGGTCACGGCTCTCTCTTAGAGAGAAGTCTATAGATAGCTGTGTCGTCGGAAAGGTAGAGGGAGCCGGCGGGACCCTGCTTGACGTCCAGCGAACAGGGGTAGCCGGTATCGATGGGGTCCACCGTCCTCCGCAGACCGTTACGTAACTCCTCCAGTTGTGGTGCGGGGACGCGTAGGAGGGTCTTTAGACTCCAAGAACAGAAGAGGAGGTCGCCCCGGAAGGGGAGGGCATCTGACCAGTAGACGGTCATACCTGTGGGGACGGTGGCTACGGGGCCCGAATCGTATACAGGGTCTATAAACCTCGGGTCTCGGGCCAGGCCGAAAACCACCGGCCACCCGTAATTGCCCCCGGCCACGATGATGTTCAGCTCGTCGTGGCCGCGGGGACCATCGCCGCCGCTGGGCCCGTTATCGCTCGCCCAAAGCTCGCCGGTGCCAGGGTGGAAGGCGATGCCGAAGACGTTACGCAGGCCATAGGCGAAGACGGGTGAGCCTGGGAAGGGGTTGTCAGGGGGCACTGAGCCATCGGGGGCCAAGCGCAGGAGGGTGCCCTCCAGGGTGGTTGGGTCCTGGGCCATGTGGCGGGCCTCCGCGTCCCCTAAGGTGACATAAAGCATGCCATCGGGTCCAAAGGCAAGGCGCCCCCCATTGTGACAACACCTACGGCCTGTGGGAAGACCATCGATGATCACGTCCTGCTGTACGGCCGAGTTCCCCTCCAGACGGAAGCGCACTACCCTTTGGCTGGCCGGCCGACCTTGGTCATCGGGCACCGTGTAGAAGGCGTAAAGGTATGGCTTCTGGGGGAACTGGGGGTGGAGGGCAAGGCCCAAGAGCCCATGCTCGGAGTAGCCAGGAGGGCGGGCCACCGACAGGGTGGCGACGGGCGTCTCCAGAAGGCGCCCATTAGAATCTATGACTCGAATACGACCCGTCACCTCGGCGAAGAAGAGACGGCCATCGGGGGAGGGGGCCAG is a window from the Dehalococcoidia bacterium genome containing:
- a CDS encoding LLM class F420-dependent oxidoreductase, coding for MEFGVQSSQANASWQDLHDLWRELDRNSRFTSLWVVDHFVTGFGTAFNAYGPHLEGWTLLAALAYATSRVRVGVLVSGVTYRHPAVLAKMATTVDHISGGRLNFGIGAAWHEFEHRCYGIPFPPVRERMDRLEEALHMIKLLWTSGQQPVSWKGRYYQLEGAPYNPPNVQQPHPPIYVGGGGERRTLRIAAQYADAMNVFGSPQEVARKVEVLHRHCQEVGRDPSQIRITVTMPFLPTEDEERIGRMVSGMAAYQGITQEEARQRILAGSFSQMREHLARYVELGVHEVYLQPFVRLHPQPFLLFSEEVIAHFS
- a CDS encoding heavy metal translocating P-type ATPase, with protein sequence MKGVAAQDGRRQLVVPVVGMTCAACVRRVERALRRLPGVEEASVNLAAAKAAVVVRPAVGLRQIEEAVREAGYHVPLATVRFLVVGATREGDWERIQESLGSMDGVADVEVNGDTSVVTVRYLQDMASPGAMKRMLRALGYQVEELGEGETALDRERWARQEEVRRQLINLITVVPLAVLVMLGSFRDMWALQGVVPAVLANKWVLMALTTPILVGPARQFFVSSYNGLRHGVADMNLLYATGIGSAYLIAVINTVWPEAGFGGERAVFYESAAFLTTFIVLGRYLEALTRGRTSEAIRRLMRLQPRRAHVLRDGQEVEVPIDELEVGDTCLVRPGEAVPVDGVVVEGYSVVDESIMTGESMPVEKGPGDAVLGGTINRTGAFKMRATRVGRETVLSQMIRLVEEAQGRRAPIQRLADWVAGHFILGVHALALLTFLFWFFVGYQRWFQPQTRLLLGAGELAQMGAFGFAFLVSVTVLVISCPCAVGLATPAAMMAGSGIAATRGILFRGADAIEASARVQAVVLDKTGTLTVGSPSVTEVVAVPGATPEEVLRWAAISERSSEHPLAAAIIREARTRGLDVPEPDGFQALPGQGVEATYGGHRVVLGNRSLMMDAGVDPSALEDQARRLEEDGNTVMFVGVDGRLLGLVAAADTLKPTSFEAVQELKRMGLQVFLLTGDNWRTAQAVAQRLGIEEVLAEVRPQDKVEKVKELQAQGLRVAMVGDGINDAPALAQADVGMALGSGADVAKETGHVILVRDDPRDVVTAIRIARFTMRKVKENLAWAFIYNVVTIPIAAGVLYPLTGRLVGPEVAALLMALSSLSVTLNSATMRAWRPPSWGPSPSPAAMPLARGEL
- a CDS encoding carboxyl transferase domain-containing protein, translated to MARMRHLVAELRHRLELVRRGGGEEQIRRHRARGKLTARERIERLLDPGTAFLELSPLAAWGMYGDEAPGAGIVTGIGRVCGREVVIVANDATVKGGTYYPITVKKHLRAQEIAEQNRLPCIYLVDSGGAFLPLQAEVFPDRDHFGRIFYNQARMSAQGIPQIAVVMGPCTAGGAYVPAMSDEAIIVQGTGNIFIGGPPLVKAATGEEVSAEELGGAYVHTYISGVADHYAQSDEEALAICRSVVANLGQAQKHIPWPVTPPEPPLYDPEEIYGIVPSDLRQSFNVREVIARLVDGSRFQEFKANYGTTLVCGFGRIMGYPVGIVANNGILFSESSVKGAHFIELCAQRKIPLIFLQNITGFMVGKRYEHEGIAKHGAKMVTAVACAQVPKFTVIIGGSFGAGNYAMCGRAYAPRLLWMWPNARISVMGGQQAAQVLLTVRLDNLRAQGKDMSPKEQEEFMRPILQKYEEEGNAYYSTARLWDDGILDPLETRQALALGISMSLNAPIPEPSFGVFRM
- a CDS encoding YHS domain-containing protein, which translates into the protein MVKDPVCGMEVEPQTAPASTIYAGHVYYFCGEGCKNKFQQDPGRYILKGHR